The Zootoca vivipara chromosome 16, rZooViv1.1, whole genome shotgun sequence genome has a segment encoding these proteins:
- the AICDA gene encoding single-stranded DNA cytosine deaminase isoform X1, whose amino-acid sequence MSVSLRSVLLKQKKFLYNFKNLRWAKGRHETYLCYVVKRRNSATSCSLDFGYLRNKSGCHVEVLFLRYIATWDLDPRHCYRITWFTSWSPCYDCARHVADFLYAYPNLTLRIFAARLYFCEERNAEPEGLRRLHRAGAQIAIMTFKDYFYCWNTFVENRKKTFKAWEGLHENSVRLTRRLRRILLPLYEVDDLRDAFRILGL is encoded by the exons ATGTCTGTTTCCCTCCGCAGTGTCCTTCTGAAACAAAAGAAATTCCTCTACAACTTCAAGAACTTGCGCTGGGCCAAAGGCCGTCACGAAACGTACCTTTGCTATGTGGTCAAACGGCGGAACAGTGCAACATCCTGCTCCCTGGACTTTGGATATCTGCGCAATAAG TCAGGTTGCCATGTTGAAGTTCTCTTCCTGCGTTACATCGCCACCTGGGACCTGGACCCGAGGCACTGCTATCGGATCACCTGGTTCACCTCATGGAGTCCGTGCTATGACTGCGCCCGGCACGTGGCCGACTTCTTGTACGCCTACCCTAACCTAACTCTGCGCATCTTTGCTGCCCGCCTGTACTTCTGTGAGGAACGGAATGCCGAACCCGAGGGGCTGCGTCGCCTCCACCGGGCAGGAGCTCAGATTGCCATCATGACCTTCAAAG ATTACTTTTACTGCTGGAACACCTTTGTAGAGAACCGCAAGAAGACCTTCAAAGCTTGGGAAGGGCTTCATGAAAATTCTGTGCGTCTAACCAGGAGGCTCCGCCGTATCCTTTTG CCACTTTATGAGGTTGATGACTTGCGAGATGCCTTCCGAATCCTTGGACTTTGA
- the AICDA gene encoding single-stranded DNA cytosine deaminase isoform X2, whose amino-acid sequence MSVSLRSVLLKQKKFLYNFKNLRWAKGRHETYLCYVVKRRNSATSCSLDFGYLRNKSGCHVEVLFLRYIATWDLDPRHCYRITWFTSWSPCYDCARHVADFLYAYPNLTLRIFAARLYFCEERNAEPEGLRRLHRAGAQIAIMTFKENRKKTFKAWEGLHENSVRLTRRLRRILLPLYEVDDLRDAFRILGL is encoded by the exons ATGTCTGTTTCCCTCCGCAGTGTCCTTCTGAAACAAAAGAAATTCCTCTACAACTTCAAGAACTTGCGCTGGGCCAAAGGCCGTCACGAAACGTACCTTTGCTATGTGGTCAAACGGCGGAACAGTGCAACATCCTGCTCCCTGGACTTTGGATATCTGCGCAATAAG TCAGGTTGCCATGTTGAAGTTCTCTTCCTGCGTTACATCGCCACCTGGGACCTGGACCCGAGGCACTGCTATCGGATCACCTGGTTCACCTCATGGAGTCCGTGCTATGACTGCGCCCGGCACGTGGCCGACTTCTTGTACGCCTACCCTAACCTAACTCTGCGCATCTTTGCTGCCCGCCTGTACTTCTGTGAGGAACGGAATGCCGAACCCGAGGGGCTGCGTCGCCTCCACCGGGCAGGAGCTCAGATTGCCATCATGACCTTCAAAG AGAACCGCAAGAAGACCTTCAAAGCTTGGGAAGGGCTTCATGAAAATTCTGTGCGTCTAACCAGGAGGCTCCGCCGTATCCTTTTG CCACTTTATGAGGTTGATGACTTGCGAGATGCCTTCCGAATCCTTGGACTTTGA